One region of Micromonospora ureilytica genomic DNA includes:
- a CDS encoding L-aspartate oxidase has translation MDLPTVDLPALPALLAAPAPGWVETTDVIVVGSGVAGLTAALHLREAGLHVTVVTKVNIDDGSTRWAQGGIAAVLDPADTPAAHARDTEVAGVGLCDPAAVRVLVEEGPTRLRELIRIGAEFDRHLDGSLMLTREGGHRADRIVHAGGDATGAEVQRALHAAVQRDPWIRLVEHALVLDLLRAPGDGPDGLGPACGITLHVLGEGSEDGVGALLARAVVLATGGMGQIFSATTNPAVSTGDGVALALRAGAAVTDVEFVQFHPTALLTPPGAGVPGAGHAQQPLVSEALRGEGAYLVDADGKRFMVGQHELAELAPRDVVAKGIHRVLLATGADHVFLDARHLGGDFLAGRFPTIVASCLAIGVDPATDLIPVAPAAHYASGGVRTDLRGRTSIPGLYACGEVACTGVHGANRLASNSLLEGLVFSRRIAEDIAAGLPEQAQPADTGAWRGGTGWVLPAEVTPTLQRAMTRGAGVLRSAATLAETAGTLTELGVARGRPRTADWEATNLLTVASTLVAAAYARGETRGCHWREDFPTADERWLGHLVGAVGAQGRVTQQWEGMAQ, from the coding sequence ATGGACCTCCCGACCGTCGACCTGCCTGCCCTGCCCGCGCTGCTGGCCGCGCCCGCGCCCGGCTGGGTGGAGACCACCGACGTGATCGTTGTGGGTTCCGGCGTGGCCGGGTTGACCGCGGCGCTGCACCTGCGTGAGGCGGGTCTGCACGTCACGGTGGTCACCAAGGTCAACATTGACGACGGCTCGACCCGGTGGGCACAGGGCGGCATCGCCGCCGTGCTCGACCCGGCGGACACCCCGGCGGCGCATGCCCGGGACACCGAGGTCGCCGGGGTCGGGCTGTGCGACCCGGCGGCGGTCCGGGTGCTGGTCGAGGAGGGGCCGACCCGGCTCCGCGAGCTGATCCGGATCGGCGCCGAGTTCGATCGTCACCTGGACGGCTCGCTGATGCTGACCCGCGAGGGCGGGCACCGGGCGGACCGGATCGTGCACGCCGGCGGGGACGCCACCGGCGCGGAGGTGCAGCGGGCCCTGCACGCCGCGGTGCAGCGCGACCCGTGGATCCGGCTCGTCGAGCACGCCCTCGTACTGGACCTGCTGCGCGCGCCCGGCGACGGCCCGGATGGGCTCGGCCCGGCCTGCGGGATCACCCTGCACGTGTTGGGTGAGGGCAGCGAGGACGGCGTCGGCGCGCTGCTGGCCCGTGCCGTGGTGCTCGCCACCGGCGGCATGGGGCAGATCTTCTCGGCCACCACCAACCCGGCGGTCTCCACCGGGGACGGGGTGGCGCTGGCGCTGCGGGCGGGCGCGGCGGTGACCGACGTGGAGTTCGTCCAGTTCCACCCGACCGCTCTGCTCACCCCGCCCGGCGCGGGAGTGCCCGGGGCGGGGCACGCGCAGCAGCCGCTGGTCTCGGAGGCTTTGCGCGGCGAGGGCGCGTACCTGGTGGACGCGGACGGCAAGAGGTTCATGGTGGGCCAGCACGAGTTGGCCGAGCTGGCACCCCGGGACGTGGTGGCCAAGGGCATCCACCGGGTGCTGCTGGCCACCGGCGCGGACCACGTCTTCCTCGACGCACGGCATCTGGGTGGCGACTTCCTGGCCGGTCGGTTCCCCACCATCGTGGCGTCCTGCCTGGCGATCGGCGTGGACCCGGCGACCGATCTGATTCCGGTGGCGCCGGCCGCCCACTACGCCTCCGGCGGGGTTCGGACGGATCTGCGCGGCCGCACCTCCATCCCCGGCCTGTACGCCTGCGGCGAGGTGGCCTGCACTGGCGTGCACGGCGCGAACCGGCTGGCCAGCAACTCGCTGCTGGAGGGTCTGGTCTTCTCCCGGCGGATCGCCGAGGACATCGCGGCCGGCCTGCCCGAGCAGGCCCAGCCGGCGGACACCGGCGCCTGGCGTGGCGGTACGGGTTGGGTGCTGCCCGCGGAGGTGACGCCCACCCTGCAACGGGCGATGACCCGGGGGGCCGGGGTGCTCCGATCCGCGGCGACGCTGGCCGAGACGGCCGGGACGTTGACCGAGCTGGGCGTTGCCCGGGGCCGGCCGCGGACCGCCGACTGGGAGGCGACGAACCTGCTCACCGTGGCGTCGACGCTTGTCGCCGCCGCGTACGCCCGTGGTGAGACCCGGGGCTGCCACTGGCGGGAGGACTTCCCGACGGCCGACGAACGGTGGCTGGGCCATCTGGTCGGGGCGGTCGGGGCGCAGGGCCGGGTGACGCAACAGTGGGAGGGGATGGCCCAGTGA
- the nadC gene encoding carboxylating nicotinate-nucleotide diphosphorylase: MTESTERALRAAGLDPAYVRQVIEGALVEDLGPDFLDVTSVATIPAEQTDTADLVARADGVLAGMAVAAAVFELVGEVTGFGRTVEVSVLARDGERVARGDVLATVTGPTRLLLTAERTALNLLCRMSGVATHTRAWADALAGTKAMVLDTRKTTPGLRALEKYAVRAGGGTNKRMGLYDVAMIKDNHKLAAGGITAAYRRVREAFPEVPVQVEVTTVDEAVEAVEAGADFLLCDNMTPEVLAEAVAAVGDRAELEATGGLTLEVAGRYAATGVDFLSVGALTHSSPILDIALDLRTE, from the coding sequence ATGACGGAGTCGACGGAGAGGGCGTTGCGGGCGGCTGGGCTGGATCCGGCGTACGTGCGGCAGGTCATCGAGGGCGCGCTCGTCGAGGATCTGGGTCCGGATTTCCTGGACGTCACAAGCGTCGCCACCATCCCGGCGGAGCAGACCGACACCGCCGACCTGGTGGCCCGCGCGGACGGGGTGTTGGCCGGGATGGCGGTGGCCGCCGCCGTGTTCGAGCTGGTGGGCGAGGTGACGGGCTTCGGTCGTACCGTCGAGGTGTCGGTGTTGGCCCGCGACGGCGAGCGGGTGGCCCGCGGCGACGTGCTGGCGACGGTGACCGGCCCGACCCGGCTGCTGCTGACGGCCGAGCGGACGGCGCTCAACCTGCTCTGCCGGATGTCCGGGGTGGCCACCCACACCCGCGCCTGGGCGGACGCGCTGGCCGGCACGAAGGCGATGGTGCTGGACACCCGCAAGACGACGCCGGGTCTGCGGGCGCTGGAGAAGTACGCGGTGCGGGCCGGCGGGGGCACCAACAAGCGGATGGGCCTCTACGACGTGGCCATGATCAAGGACAACCACAAGTTGGCGGCCGGGGGGATCACGGCGGCCTACCGGCGGGTCCGGGAGGCGTTCCCGGAGGTTCCGGTGCAGGTCGAGGTAACCACTGTCGACGAGGCGGTGGAGGCGGTGGAGGCCGGGGCGGACTTCCTGCTCTGCGACAACATGACGCCGGAGGTGCTGGCCGAGGCGGTGGCCGCGGTGGGTGACCGGGCGGAGCTGGAGGCGACCGGCGGGCTGACCCTGGAGGTCGCCGGCCGGTACGCGGCCACCGGCGTGGACTTCCTCTCGGTGGGCGCGTTGACGCACTCGTCGCCGATCCTGGACATCGCGCTGGACCTGCGCACGGAGTAG
- a CDS encoding type III pantothenate kinase — protein sequence MLLCIDIGNTNTVLATFDGDKLVHSWRIKTDARSTADELGLMFRGLLAGDNVEITGVAACSTVPAALRSLRTMLSRYYADLPSVVVEPGVRTGVQLAIDNPKEVGADRVVNTLAAYTLYGGPSIVVDFGTTTNFDVISERGEFLGGAFAPGIEISFDALAARAAQLRKVEATKPRSVIGKNTVECLQAGLYFGFAGQVDRIVERMTEELGEVRAVIATGGLASLVINECRSITHHEPMITLIGLRMVYERNL from the coding sequence GTGCTGCTCTGCATCGACATCGGAAACACCAACACCGTGCTGGCGACCTTCGACGGCGACAAGCTGGTGCACTCCTGGCGGATCAAGACCGATGCCCGCTCGACGGCGGACGAGCTGGGCCTGATGTTCCGGGGCCTGCTCGCCGGGGACAACGTCGAGATCACCGGTGTGGCCGCCTGCTCCACGGTGCCGGCCGCGCTGCGGTCGCTGCGCACCATGCTGAGCCGTTACTACGCCGACCTGCCGAGCGTCGTGGTCGAGCCGGGCGTGCGGACCGGGGTGCAGCTGGCGATCGACAACCCGAAGGAGGTCGGCGCCGACCGGGTGGTCAACACCCTGGCCGCGTACACCCTCTACGGCGGCCCGTCGATCGTTGTGGACTTCGGCACCACCACCAACTTCGACGTGATCAGCGAGCGGGGTGAGTTCCTCGGCGGGGCGTTCGCCCCGGGCATCGAGATCTCCTTCGACGCGCTGGCCGCCCGGGCCGCGCAGCTGCGCAAGGTCGAGGCCACCAAGCCTCGCTCGGTGATCGGCAAGAACACCGTGGAGTGCCTCCAGGCCGGCCTGTACTTCGGCTTTGCCGGCCAGGTGGACCGGATCGTCGAGCGGATGACCGAGGAGCTGGGCGAGGTGCGGGCGGTGATCGCCACCGGCGGTCTCGCCTCGCTGGTGATCAACGAGTGTCGCAGCATCACCCACCACGAGCCGATGATCACACTGATCGGCCTGCGGATGGTCTACGAACGCAACCTGTGA
- a CDS encoding class I SAM-dependent methyltransferase, translating to MVDHTHALSFGAAASDYDRFRPRYPEAAVRWALDGLAEARVVDLAAGTGILTRAALALGHEVVPVEPDPGMRAQLAHSTPGTTALAGSAEAVPLPDSTADAVLAGTAYHWFDREPAHAEIARVLRPGGTFAPIWNIRDDSVDWVAELSRIAHLGDKSSSLVVGEYPDFGPDFDAIEQREFRHRTTLTPDELLGMVRTRSYWLTASTDDQRRVERELTDLLNIHPALVGRDTIELPYRTLVLRARRR from the coding sequence ATGGTCGATCACACTCACGCCCTGTCGTTCGGTGCCGCTGCGAGTGATTACGACCGGTTTCGACCACGTTATCCCGAGGCCGCGGTCCGTTGGGCACTCGACGGGCTGGCCGAGGCCCGGGTGGTCGATCTCGCGGCCGGCACCGGCATCCTGACCCGCGCCGCGCTGGCCCTGGGCCACGAGGTCGTACCGGTGGAGCCCGATCCGGGGATGCGGGCGCAGCTCGCCCACAGCACCCCGGGTACGACGGCGCTGGCGGGCAGCGCCGAGGCCGTGCCCCTGCCCGACTCGACGGCGGACGCGGTGCTGGCCGGGACGGCGTACCACTGGTTCGACCGGGAGCCCGCGCACGCCGAGATCGCCCGGGTACTTCGCCCCGGTGGCACCTTCGCCCCCATCTGGAACATCCGGGACGACAGCGTCGACTGGGTGGCCGAACTGAGCCGTATCGCCCACCTCGGGGACAAGTCGAGCAGCCTGGTCGTCGGCGAGTACCCCGACTTCGGCCCCGACTTCGACGCCATCGAGCAGCGCGAGTTCAGGCACCGCACCACGCTCACGCCGGATGAGCTGCTCGGGATGGTCCGCACCCGCTCGTACTGGCTCACCGCCTCCACGGACGATCAGCGGCGGGTCGAGCGGGAGCTGACCGACCTTCTGAACATTCACCCCGCCCTGGTTGGCCGGGACACCATCGAGCTGCCGTACCGGACGCTGGTGCTCCGCGCCCGGCGGCGCTGA
- the lysS gene encoding lysine--tRNA ligase, which translates to MSEQNPVPVDPADDLPEQMKVRREKRDRMLAEGVEPYPVGFPRTTTLAQVRAGYADLPTDTATGDQVAVTGRVIFVRNTGKLCFATLRDGDGTELQAMLSLDRVGPERLEAWKRLVDLGDHVGVTGEVITSRRGELSVLAQQWEMTAKALRPLPVAHKPLSEEARVRQRYVDLIVRPQAREMVRTRAAAVRSLRDSLHGQGFIEVETPMLQLLHGGAAARPFVTHSNALNTDLYLRIAPELFLKRAVVGGVDSVFEINRNFRNEGVDSSHSPEFAMLETYQAYGDYDTMADLTRNLVQQAAIAVSGSTVVTHADGRDFDLGGEWRSVTLFGVLSEALGEEVTVRTERSRLVEYADKVGLAVDPKWGPGKLAEELFEELVVPGLQAPTFVRDYPEETSPLTRAHRSEPGLAEKWDLYVLGFELGTAYSELVDPVVQRERLVAQAQLAARGDDEAMRLDEDFLRAMEYGMPPAGGMGMGIDRLLMALTGLGIRETILFPLVRPE; encoded by the coding sequence GTGAGCGAGCAGAACCCCGTGCCAGTGGACCCCGCCGACGACCTTCCCGAGCAGATGAAGGTCCGCCGGGAGAAGCGGGACCGGATGCTCGCCGAGGGCGTCGAGCCCTACCCGGTCGGCTTCCCCCGCACCACCACCCTGGCGCAGGTCCGGGCGGGCTACGCCGACCTGCCGACCGACACCGCGACCGGCGACCAGGTCGCGGTCACCGGCCGGGTGATCTTCGTACGCAACACGGGCAAGCTCTGCTTCGCGACCCTGCGGGACGGCGACGGCACCGAGTTGCAGGCGATGCTTTCCCTGGACCGGGTCGGGCCGGAGCGGCTGGAGGCGTGGAAGCGCCTCGTCGACCTCGGCGACCACGTCGGCGTCACCGGCGAGGTGATCACCAGCCGTCGGGGTGAGCTGTCGGTGTTGGCCCAGCAGTGGGAGATGACCGCCAAGGCGCTGCGACCGTTGCCGGTGGCCCACAAGCCCCTCTCCGAGGAGGCGCGCGTCCGGCAGCGTTACGTCGACCTGATTGTGCGGCCGCAGGCACGGGAGATGGTGCGTACCCGGGCCGCCGCCGTACGCAGTCTGCGCGATTCACTGCACGGGCAGGGCTTCATTGAGGTGGAAACGCCGATGTTGCAACTGCTGCACGGTGGCGCGGCGGCCCGACCGTTCGTGACCCACAGCAATGCGTTGAACACCGATCTGTATCTGCGAATCGCTCCGGAACTGTTTCTCAAGCGCGCTGTGGTAGGCGGCGTCGACAGCGTCTTCGAGATCAACCGCAACTTCCGTAATGAGGGTGTCGACTCTTCGCACTCGCCGGAGTTCGCGATGCTGGAGACGTACCAGGCGTACGGCGACTACGACACGATGGCCGACTTGACCCGCAATCTCGTGCAACAGGCGGCGATCGCGGTGAGCGGCTCGACGGTGGTGACCCACGCCGACGGGCGGGACTTCGACCTGGGCGGCGAGTGGCGGTCCGTGACGTTGTTCGGCGTGCTTTCCGAAGCACTGGGCGAGGAGGTCACGGTCCGCACCGAACGCTCCCGTCTGGTGGAGTACGCGGACAAGGTGGGATTGGCCGTGGACCCGAAGTGGGGTCCGGGCAAGCTGGCCGAGGAGTTGTTCGAGGAACTGGTCGTTCCCGGTCTGCAGGCGCCCACCTTCGTACGGGACTACCCGGAGGAGACGAGCCCGCTCACCCGGGCGCACCGCAGCGAGCCAGGGCTGGCCGAGAAGTGGGACCTCTACGTGCTCGGGTTCGAGCTGGGCACCGCGTACTCCGAGCTGGTCGACCCGGTCGTGCAGCGGGAACGGCTGGTTGCCCAGGCCCAGTTGGCCGCCCGTGGCGACGACGAGGCGATGCGTCTCGACGAGGACTTCCTACGGGCGATGGAGTATGGAATGCCGCCGGCCGGCGGTATGGGAATGGGAATCGACCGGCTGTTGATGGCCCTGACCGGGCTCGGAATTCGGGAAACGATCCTCTTCCCGTTGGTCCGCCCGGAGTAG
- a CDS encoding histone-like nucleoid-structuring protein Lsr2: MAKQIIHKLVDDLDGGDADETVKFALDGVQYEIDLSSANAAKLRDAFASYVGAGTKVGRGGVVIGGRAARGRGGATADREQNKAIREWAKKAGKDISDRGRIPQEIVDEFHAKR; the protein is encoded by the coding sequence GTGGCCAAGCAGATCATTCACAAGCTGGTCGATGACCTGGACGGCGGGGACGCGGACGAGACCGTCAAGTTCGCCCTCGACGGCGTTCAGTACGAGATCGACCTCTCGAGCGCCAACGCCGCGAAATTGCGCGATGCATTTGCCTCGTACGTGGGTGCCGGCACCAAGGTCGGCCGGGGCGGCGTCGTGATCGGTGGGCGGGCTGCCCGCGGTCGGGGTGGCGCGACCGCCGATCGGGAACAGAACAAGGCGATCCGGGAGTGGGCCAAGAAGGCCGGCAAGGACATCTCGGACCGGGGTCGTATCCCCCAGGAGATCGTGGACGAGTTCCACGCGAAGCGCTGA
- a CDS encoding ATP-dependent Clp protease ATP-binding subunit produces MFERFTDRARRVVVLAQEEARMLNHNYIGTEHILLGLIHEGEGVAAKALESLGISLEGVRQQVEEIIGQGQQAPSGHIPFTPRAKKVLELSLREALQLGHNYIGTEHILLGLIREGEGVAAQVLVKLGADLNRVRQQVIQLLSGYQGKEPAAAGAAPGEAAPSTSLVLDQFGRNLTQAAREGKLDPVIGREKEIERVMQVLSRRTKNNPVLIGEPGVGKTAVVEGLSQKIIKGEVPETLKDKQLYTLDLGALVAGSRYRGDFEERLKKVLKEIRTRGDIILFIDEIHTLVGAGAAEGAIDAASILKPMLARGELQTIGATTLDEYRKHLEKDAALERRFQPIQVGEPSLAHTIEILKGLRDRYEAHHRVSITDAALVAAATLADRYISDRFLPDKAIDLIDEAGARMRIRRMTAPPDLRDFDERIAQVRRDKESAIDAQDFERAAQLRDKEKQLLGQKAQREKEWKAGDLDVVSEVDDEQIAEVLGNWTGIPVYKLTEEETSRLLRMEDELHKRVIGQEDAVKAVSKAIRRTRAGLKDPKRPSGSFIFAGPSGVGKTELSKALAEFLFGSEDSLIQLDMSEFHDRYTVSRLVGAPPGYVGYDEGGQLTEKVRRRPFSVVLFDEIEKAHPDVFNTLLQILEDGRLTDGQGRIVDFKNTVIILTTNLGTRDVAKAVSLGFQQSEDSESNYDRMKQKVNDELKQHFRPEFLNRIDDTIVFHQLRQTEILSIVDIMIQRIEGQLRNKDMGLELTDNAKKYLAAKGFDPVLGARPLRRTIQRDIEDNLSERILFNELTPGQIVVVDCEGDPDDIENSKLVFRGSDKPVEVPDAVPADLGGTAAGTAAAGVDE; encoded by the coding sequence ATGTTCGAGCGGTTCACCGACCGAGCGCGACGGGTTGTCGTCCTGGCCCAAGAAGAGGCCCGGATGCTCAACCACAACTACATCGGTACGGAACACATCCTGCTGGGCCTGATCCACGAAGGTGAAGGCGTCGCGGCAAAGGCCCTGGAGAGCCTCGGCATCTCCCTGGAGGGCGTCCGCCAGCAGGTCGAGGAGATCATCGGCCAGGGTCAGCAGGCGCCGAGCGGGCACATCCCGTTCACGCCGCGGGCCAAGAAGGTGCTGGAGCTGTCGCTGCGCGAGGCGCTGCAGCTCGGCCACAACTACATCGGCACGGAGCACATCCTGCTCGGGCTGATCCGTGAGGGCGAGGGCGTTGCCGCCCAGGTGCTGGTCAAGCTCGGCGCCGACCTCAACCGGGTCCGCCAGCAGGTGATCCAGCTGCTCTCCGGCTACCAGGGCAAGGAGCCCGCTGCGGCGGGTGCCGCGCCGGGTGAGGCCGCGCCGTCGACCAGCCTGGTGCTGGACCAGTTCGGCCGCAACCTGACTCAGGCCGCCCGCGAGGGCAAGCTCGACCCGGTCATCGGGCGCGAGAAGGAAATCGAGCGGGTCATGCAGGTGCTCTCCCGCCGTACCAAGAACAACCCGGTCCTGATCGGTGAGCCCGGCGTCGGCAAGACCGCCGTGGTGGAGGGCCTGTCCCAGAAGATCATCAAGGGCGAGGTGCCCGAGACCCTCAAGGACAAGCAGCTCTACACGCTCGACCTGGGCGCGCTCGTCGCCGGTTCCCGCTATCGCGGTGACTTCGAGGAGCGCCTCAAGAAGGTGCTCAAGGAGATCCGCACCCGCGGCGACATCATCCTGTTCATCGACGAGATCCACACCCTGGTGGGTGCGGGTGCCGCCGAGGGTGCGATCGACGCCGCGAGCATCCTCAAGCCGATGCTGGCCCGTGGTGAGCTGCAGACCATCGGTGCCACCACGCTCGACGAGTACCGCAAGCACCTGGAGAAGGACGCCGCTCTCGAGCGCCGCTTCCAGCCGATCCAGGTGGGTGAGCCGTCGCTGGCCCACACCATCGAGATCCTCAAGGGCCTGCGCGACCGCTACGAGGCTCACCACCGCGTCTCGATCACGGACGCAGCCCTGGTGGCTGCCGCAACTCTGGCCGACAGATACATCTCCGACCGCTTCCTCCCGGACAAGGCGATCGACCTGATCGACGAGGCCGGTGCCCGGATGCGAATCCGTCGGATGACCGCGCCGCCAGACCTGCGTGACTTCGACGAGCGCATCGCCCAGGTGCGTCGCGACAAGGAGTCCGCGATCGACGCTCAGGACTTCGAGCGCGCCGCCCAGCTGCGCGACAAGGAGAAGCAGCTCCTCGGCCAGAAGGCTCAGCGGGAGAAGGAGTGGAAGGCCGGTGACCTGGACGTCGTCAGCGAGGTTGACGACGAGCAGATCGCTGAGGTGCTCGGCAACTGGACCGGCATCCCGGTCTACAAGCTGACCGAGGAGGAGACCTCGCGCCTGCTGCGCATGGAGGACGAGCTGCACAAGCGCGTCATCGGCCAGGAGGACGCGGTCAAGGCGGTCTCGAAGGCGATCCGGCGTACCCGGGCCGGCCTGAAGGACCCGAAGCGCCCGTCGGGCTCGTTCATCTTCGCCGGCCCGTCCGGTGTCGGTAAGACCGAGCTGTCCAAGGCGCTCGCCGAGTTCCTCTTCGGCAGCGAGGACTCCCTCATCCAGCTGGACATGTCCGAGTTCCACGACCGTTACACGGTCTCCCGGCTCGTGGGTGCCCCTCCCGGCTACGTCGGCTACGACGAGGGCGGGCAGCTGACCGAGAAGGTGCGGCGTCGGCCGTTCTCGGTGGTCCTCTTCGACGAGATCGAGAAGGCCCACCCGGACGTGTTCAACACGCTCCTGCAGATCCTCGAAGACGGTCGGCTCACCGACGGTCAGGGTCGCATCGTGGACTTCAAGAACACGGTCATCATCCTGACCACCAACCTGGGCACCCGAGACGTCGCCAAGGCGGTGTCGCTGGGCTTCCAGCAGTCGGAGGACTCCGAGTCCAACTACGACCGGATGAAGCAGAAGGTCAACGACGAGCTCAAGCAGCACTTCCGGCCTGAGTTCCTCAACCGGATCGACGACACCATCGTCTTCCACCAGCTGCGCCAGACCGAGATCCTCTCGATCGTAGACATCATGATCCAGCGGATCGAGGGCCAGCTGCGCAACAAGGACATGGGTCTGGAGCTGACCGACAACGCCAAGAAGTACCTGGCCGCGAAGGGCTTCGACCCGGTGCTCGGTGCCCGTCCGCTTCGTCGCACGATCCAGCGCGACATCGAGGACAACCTCTCCGAGCGGATCCTGTTCAACGAGCTGACCCCAGGTCAGATCGTCGTGGTCGACTGCGAGGGCGACCCGGACGACATCGAGAACTCCAAGCTCGTCTTCCGGGGCTCGGACAAGCCGGTCGAAGTTCCGGACGCCGTCCCGGCCGATCTCGGTGGCACCGCCGCTGGCACCGCCGCCGCAGGCGTGGACGAGTAA
- a CDS encoding A/G-specific adenine glycosylase, translating into MTQPDFATVVSRWFQQHARDLPWREPGVTPWAILVSEVMLQQTPVVRVVPAWQAWLARWPEPAALAADTPAEAIRMWGRLGYPRRAVRLRECAVAIVDRHGGQVPDRLEQLLALPGVGTYTARAVAAFAYGQRHPVVDTNVRRVVSRAVAGEPDAGPVTRPADLVATEELLPTEPASAALASAAFMELGAVICTARSPRCTACPVESVCAWRASGQEAPAGPTRRPQRYAGTDRQVRGLLLGVLRDSTGPVPHQRLDQVWTDDVQRARALAGLVQDGLVEPAGVNSFRLVGDDPSLPTADLTT; encoded by the coding sequence ATGACTCAACCCGACTTCGCCACAGTGGTCAGCCGGTGGTTCCAACAGCACGCCCGTGACCTGCCGTGGCGCGAGCCCGGGGTCACCCCGTGGGCCATCCTGGTCAGCGAGGTCATGCTCCAGCAGACACCCGTGGTCCGGGTGGTGCCGGCCTGGCAGGCATGGCTGGCCCGCTGGCCGGAGCCTGCCGCCTTGGCGGCGGACACCCCCGCCGAGGCGATCCGGATGTGGGGACGCCTCGGCTACCCCCGTCGGGCGGTCCGCCTGCGCGAATGCGCTGTCGCGATCGTCGACCGGCATGGCGGCCAGGTGCCGGACCGGCTGGAGCAACTGCTGGCACTGCCCGGCGTCGGCACCTACACGGCGCGGGCGGTGGCCGCCTTCGCGTACGGGCAGCGGCACCCGGTCGTCGACACCAACGTACGCAGAGTCGTGTCCCGGGCGGTGGCCGGCGAACCGGACGCCGGGCCCGTCACCCGACCAGCCGACCTGGTCGCCACCGAAGAGCTGCTCCCGACGGAACCGGCCTCGGCGGCGCTGGCCAGTGCCGCGTTCATGGAACTGGGCGCGGTGATCTGCACAGCCCGGTCACCGCGCTGCACCGCCTGCCCCGTCGAGTCGGTCTGCGCCTGGCGGGCGTCCGGCCAGGAGGCACCGGCAGGGCCCACCCGCCGACCACAGCGGTACGCGGGCACCGACCGACAGGTACGCGGCCTGCTGCTCGGAGTGCTCCGGGACAGCACCGGGCCGGTCCCGCACCAGCGACTGGACCAGGTCTGGACCGACGACGTGCAACGCGCCCGCGCCCTCGCCGGCCTCGTGCAGGACGGGCTGGTCGAACCCGCCGGCGTCAACTCCTTCCGCCTGGTCGGTGACGACCCGTCCCTCCCCACCGCCGACCTCACCACCTGA
- a CDS encoding glycine cleavage system protein R yields MNELAITVIGRDRPGIVADVAEVLAGLGANLTDSTMTRLRGHFAMTLICTGPAAAEVEAALAPLAAEGQLLATVRAVTPDGDVPPVGEPYVMAVHGSDRMGIVAAMTRVLVDAGGNVTDLSTRLTGALYVVLAEVELPAGVADTLVDRLHRTAAELGVEVTLRPADPDLL; encoded by the coding sequence ATGAACGAGCTCGCGATCACCGTCATCGGTCGGGACCGGCCGGGCATCGTGGCCGACGTCGCGGAGGTGCTGGCCGGACTCGGCGCGAACCTCACCGACAGCACGATGACGCGGCTGCGGGGGCATTTCGCGATGACCCTCATCTGCACCGGTCCGGCCGCCGCCGAGGTCGAGGCCGCACTGGCGCCGCTGGCCGCCGAGGGTCAGCTGCTGGCGACGGTACGCGCGGTCACCCCGGACGGCGATGTGCCTCCGGTGGGTGAGCCGTACGTGATGGCGGTGCACGGTTCGGACCGGATGGGGATCGTCGCGGCGATGACGCGGGTGCTGGTGGATGCCGGGGGGAACGTCACCGACCTGAGTACCCGGTTGACCGGTGCGCTCTACGTGGTCCTGGCGGAGGTCGAGTTGCCGGCCGGTGTGGCGGACACGCTGGTCGACCGACTGCACCGGACGGCTGCCGAGCTGGGCGTGGAGGTCACGCTCCGGCCGGCGGACCCGGATCTGTTGTGA
- a CDS encoding peptide deformylase — protein MTGEERGPDVGLGDWTPESLDVPGEVRVVVSAPNPVLSQAADEVDPTAKETVQLAADLIATMRVSPGCVGLAAPQVGVGARVFAVDVTGHPKAVTVHGTFVLCNARVVEATRWKPGREGCMSVPDLTGDVKRASRLVVEGDLPGSGAPVRLVTDGFEARALQHEIDHCAGLLFLDRVAGAHAVYQRKVYL, from the coding sequence GTGACCGGCGAGGAGCGCGGCCCGGACGTCGGTCTGGGGGACTGGACACCGGAGTCGCTGGACGTGCCGGGCGAGGTGCGGGTGGTGGTGTCCGCCCCGAACCCGGTGTTGAGTCAGGCGGCTGACGAGGTCGATCCCACGGCGAAGGAGACGGTCCAGCTCGCGGCCGACCTGATAGCCACGATGAGGGTCTCGCCGGGCTGTGTCGGGCTGGCCGCGCCGCAGGTCGGGGTGGGCGCTCGGGTCTTCGCCGTTGATGTGACCGGGCATCCGAAGGCGGTGACTGTGCACGGCACCTTCGTGCTGTGCAACGCGCGGGTGGTCGAGGCGACGCGGTGGAAGCCGGGCCGGGAGGGCTGCATGTCGGTGCCGGACCTGACCGGGGACGTGAAGCGGGCCAGCCGGCTGGTGGTGGAGGGTGACCTGCCGGGCAGTGGCGCGCCGGTCCGGCTGGTGACCGACGGCTTCGAGGCCCGGGCGTTGCAGCACGAGATCGACCACTGCGCGGGGCTACTCTTCCTGGACCGGGTGGCCGGTGCGCACGCGGTCTACCAGCGCAAGGTCTACCTGTGA